In Haloarchaeobius salinus, the sequence GTAACTTCTCGCCGTGTGATTTGGCCGATTCTGTCGTCTCGACGAGCACCTCGAACTGGTACCGGTCGCCATCGAACCGGCGCTCTTCGAGGTCTCTGGCAATCTGTGACCCGATGCGGCGTCCGTACGTTCCGTCGCCCTCCACGATGAGCAAGAGGTCGATATCGCTCCCTCGGTCGGCAGTTCCCCGGGCGACGCTTCCGAAGAGGATGACGCCGACTACTCCCTCGACCTCCCTGGAGTCATCTACCCGGCTCGTGAGCCCTTCGAGGAACGTTTGAATCGGGTCACGAAACTCCTCCTGTGGAACCGAGAAGATGGGGTCGGAACGCTCGATATGGCTCTGGTCGATCGCGATTCGAGCCGGCTTCCCATCGCTGATATCGAGGACACCGAGCTGTTCAAGCAGCGCGATGGAGCGTGAGACCGTCGAGATATCGGCACCTGTTCTGGTGGCTAACTCCTGTTGCGTGTACGCCTCGAATGGCTCGTTCATCAGGTGGTGGAGGATGTCTTGCATCGCCTGATATCGGAAGACTCGCTCCTCCGGAAATGGAAAGTCGAGCAGTACCTTGGCCCGTTCTTGCATATACTGCAACTACTTGCATAATGTGCAAAAGTGTTTGGGTTGGGTGTCTCCCCTTCACGGCACGACGGTCCGCGCTCGCCGACAGCCTTGACTGCCTGCCCTCCTAAACGGAATCCAGTATGAGCAACTGGACTGCGGCGGACGTGCCGGACCAGTCGGGGCGAACGGTCGTCGTCACCGGGGCCAACAGCGGCCTCGGGCTGGAGGGGACGAAGCACTTCGCCGACGCGGGCGCGACCGTGGTGATGGCCTGCCGCAGCACGAGCAAGGGCGAGTCTGCCGCCGCCGAGGTGCGCCAGACGGTCCCCGACGCCGACCTCGACGTGCGCGAGTGCGACCTCGCGGACCTCGACTCGGTGGCGTCGTTCGCCGCGGACGTCCGCGACGACTACGCCGCGGTCGACGTCCTCTGCAACAACGCCGGCGTGATGGCGATCCCGCGCTCGGAGACGACGGACGGCTTCGAGACCCAGTTCGGCGTGAACCACCTCGGGCACTTCGCGCTGACCGGGCACCTGCTCGGGGCGCTCCGGGCGAGCGAGGGCGAGGCCCGGGTCGTCAGCCAGTCCAGCGGCCTGCACGAGCGCGGCGAGATGGAGTTCGACGACCTCCACGGCGAGCGCAGCTACGACAGGTGGGACGCCTACGCCCAGTCGAAGCTCGCGAACCTCCTCTTCGCGTACGAACTCGACCGGCGACTCGACGCAGTCGGTGTCGACGACGTGACGAGCGTCGGCTGCCATCCCGGCTACTCGTCGACGAACCTCCAGTACCGCGGCCCCGAGGCGAGCGGCTCGTGGCTCCGGCTCGCGATGATGCGCGTCGCCAACGCCGTCGTCGGCCAGTCGCCGCGCGTCGGCGCGCTCCCGATGGTGTACGCCGCCACCCATCCCGGTATCGAGGGCGGCGAGTACGTCGGCCCGGGCGGGCTCATGGACATGCGCGGCTATCCCGCGGTGCAGGAGTCGAGCGAGCGCTCGCACGACGAGCCGAGCGCACAGCGGCTCTGGGAGGTCTCCGAGGCGCTGACGGGCGTCACCTACGCGCTCGGGGAGCCGGTCGTCGCGGAGGACTGACCCCGGCCGTCACAGCAGCAGCGAGACGATGGCGAGTCCCAGCAGGCTGCCGGTCTGCAGGGGGTCGCCGGCGAGGGCCGTACCCACGTCCCCCGTACTACCGGTGGTCGCGAGCTGCGTCGCCGATGCGAACAGTGGCGTCCGACGGAGCGCCCGCCAGCCGCTTCAGGATAGACGTGCGACGCGAACGCGGGCAACGCTGATTATCGTTCATGCGAAACCCTCGGTATGTACCGGGCCAAGCTCTACATCGATATCCAGACGGAGTGCGTGCTGAGCGAGGTGACGAACCGGTGGGACACCTCCTTCGCGGTCAAGCACGAGGAGGTCCTCGACGACGAGCACATCGCGTTCGTCATCGACGCGGGCGAGCGGGTGGAGGAGTTCATCGCCGCGTTCGAGGCGTCGGACCAGGTCCCCGAGGTCGAGCGCGTCGACGACACCCACATCCAGCTCACGAAGCGCTCCTGCGGCGCGCTGCCCATCATCCGGAAGAACCACGGCATGATGCAGTGGTGGGACCGGGTCAGCGGCAGCCAGCGCACGTTCGACATCGTGGTGTTCCGGCGCGACGACCTGCGGAACATCGTCTCCGAACTCCGGGAGATCGGGTCGGTGGAGCTCGCCCGACTCACGCCGTATCGCGCCCCGGAGGCCATGCTCTCGGAGCGACAGGCGGAGGTCGTGGGGCTGGCCATCGAGGCGGGCTACTACGAGTGGCCGCGCGAGACGGACGCCGAGACGCTCGCGGCACAGCTCGACATCACGCACTCGACGTTCCTCGAGCACCTCCGCAAGGCCGAGTCCCGGCTGCTGCGGAGCGCGCTCGACGCCAGCGGCGAGGCCGGCAGCCCGCCGCCGGTCGAGCGCCCGCCGGACCCGGTCGAACACGGCGCACACTGACCGGGGATACTTAAAGAGCCAACAAGTGAAGGGCGAACTGGCTCCCCCATCTACCGTGTTATCGGTTCTCATGGCACGGGACCAATCGACCAGGCGGCAGCTGCTGACCGCGACCGGCGCAGCCACGACGGTCGCACTCGCGGGGTGCATCGACTCACTGACCGGCGGCGGTTCGGGCGGCGGTTCGAACGAGATCAAGTACCTCTCGGACCGGGGCGACTCGCGGGAGATCATCGACCAGATCATCTCCGAGTTCGAGAACGAGTACGACTACACGGTCGACGTCACCTACACGTCGAAGGGCACCTCGACCGACGAACAGCTCCAGCGGATGCGCGCGGCGGGGAACCCACCGGACATCATCTTCGACACGTCCGCCGACGCCTACCGCTACCAGCGCGACGGCAAGGCGGCACAGGTAAGCGACGTTGTGCAGGGGACGGGCCTGCCCGACCCGGTGAACGTCGACGGCGAGTCCTACTTCGTCCCGACGATGGTCGAGCCGCTGATGGGCTGGTACCGCAACGACCTCTACCCGGAGAACCCGACGACGTGGGAGACCTGGCAGACGGAGGCCCAGCGCATCTCCGAGGAGGAGGACATCAACGGCTACGTCGTCCAGTCCGGACAGACGAACAACGCGGACACGATGGTCACACAGACGCTGTGGCAGAACGACGTGAACATCTACGACGGCCCGGCCGACGACATCCAGGTGACCATCGACGACGACGGGAACCGTCAGGCGGCCGTCGAGACGTACGAGTGGCTCCAGACGATGGCGCAGTACGCACCGAACGGCTCCGGCTGGGAGTGGGGCGACGCCATCGCCGCGCTCCAGCAGGAGAACGCCGCGGCCGCGATGAGCGTCGGCGGCCTGCCCATCCTCACCATCCAGGCGAACCGGCCGGACCTCGTCGACAGCCTCTCGCCCACCGCGTTCCCCGTCCCCGACGGGAAGGCACAGGACAAGTGGTGGGCGTACATGGAGGGACACGTCGTCTGGAACGACGGCGACGCGACCGAGGGCGCACGCGAGTTCGTGGACTTCTTCAGCAGCTCAGAGCGGTTCATGGACTTCATCCTCTCCGCGCCGCTGTTCCAGTTCCCGCCCACCCGGGAGGGCCTCGACAGCGAGGCGGTGCAGAACAACGAGACCATCCAGCAACACCCCGAGGTGATGGACCTCGTCCGCGACAACTGGGACGCGTTCACGACCGTCCTCGCCACCGGCCGGGACGGCGCGCCGAACATCGTCGCCGCGGACGCCTACGGTCAGCAACTGCTCGGGCAGTCCGCCGACCAGCTGCTCGTCGGGGGCCGCTCGCCGGAGGAGACGGTCGACTGGGTCGCGAGCGAACTGCGGGGGCTGCAGGGTTGAATCCCGTCGTCCAGCCACAATGAGCACGTCGACCCTCAGGCAGCCGTTCGCCGACCTCGACGAGCGGCGGCTGCTGCTCTGGCTCACGTTCCTGCCCCTCGTCGCGTTCTTCACCCTGGTGTGGGCCATCCCAATCCTGTACGCGCTCGGGATGAGCCTGTTCGAGAACCCGACGACGTCGCCGACGTTCGCCGGCCTCGACAACTACACCGCCATCCTGACCAGCGGCGACTTCCTGCTGTTCCTCTGGAACAGCGTGCTGTACGCGGTGTCGACGACCGTGTTCAGCCTGATCATCGGGCTGGCGCTCGCGCTCGTCGTCAACCAGGAGATCCGCGGCGGGAGCGTCCTCCGGACGATGATGATCTTCCCGTACCTGCTGCCGACGCTCGTGGTCATCTTCATCTGGCAGTTCCTGTTCGACCCGAACATCGGCGTCATCAACCAGTGGCTCGTCGACTACGGCGTCGTGAGCGAACCCATCGCGTTCTTCTCGACGGTCGAGTGGGCGATGCCCGCGGTCGCCATCACGAGCGTCTGGAAGTTCGGCTCGTTCGCGTTCTTCATCCTGCTCGCGCGGCTGCAGGCCATCGACCCGAACCTCTACGAGCGCGCCCGCGTCGAGGGTGCCTCGCCGTGGCAGTCGTTCCGGGACATCACCGTCCCGCACCTCCGGGGGGCCATCCTCATCATCCTGCTCGTCAGGGGCATCTGGATGTTCAACAAGTTCGACATCATCTACCTCTCCACGAGGGGTGGCCCGCTGGACGCGACGACCACGCTCCCCATCCGGGTGTACGAGCTCGCGTTCAACGAGGTGAACTTCGGCGGCGCGACCGCGATGGCGGGCATCATGTTCTTCCTGCTCGCGGGGGTCGCCGTCGTCTACTTCAAGGTGTTCGAACCCGAGAAGGAGGTGGCGCACTGATGCTGGGCCTCGGCGAAGGTGAGGCCGGCTCCATCGTCCCGCAACACCTCCAGCGGCGCATCAAGCGCGTCTCGGTCGTCGTCGTCGCGCTGGCGGTCGCCATCTTCGTCACCATCCCGGTGTACGTGATGGTCGCCGTCGCGGTCCAGGACCCCACGACCGTCTTCGCGGGCGGCGACGTCCACCTGCTGATCACCGACCTGACGTTCCGGAACTTCGAGGTGCTGCTCGAGCAGACGGACACGGTCCGCTACTTCACGAACAGCCTCATCGTCACCATCAGCTCGACGTTCCTGTCGACGTCGCTCGCGGTCGCCGCGGGCTACGGCCTCACGCGCTTCGAGTTCACCGGCAAGACCGTGGCGGCACGCGCGGTGCTGTTCTCGTACATGTTCAGCCCCATCGTGCTCGCCATCCCGCTGTACGTCATCTTCTACACGCTCGGCATGCTCGACAGCTACTTCGCGCTGACGCTCGGCCTGACCGCCATCTCCGCGCCCTTCACCATCTGGCTCATGTGGCAGTACTTCCAGACGGTGCCCATCGCGCTGGAGGAGTCGGCCTGGGTGCGCGGCGCGAGTCGCACCCGCACCGTCTGGGACGTGGTGCTCCCGGTCGCACGGCCGGGCTACATCTCCGCGGCCATCTTCTCCTTTGCGGTCGCGTGGAACGACTTCACCATGTCCCGCGTCGTCATGAGCAGCGACGAGATGTACACCATCACGGTCGGGGCGAGCCTGTTCCTCGACCGCGTCACCATCGGCTGGGGCGAGACGATGGCCGTCTCGCTGCTCATCTGCATCCCGCCGTTCCTCATCGCCGTCTTCCTCCAGAACTACCTGCTCCAGGGCTTCAACGTCGGAGGGCTCGAATAATGGCACGTCCAATCCACTTCGATACGGTTCGCAAGGAGTACCGCACCGCCGGCGCGACCCACGTCGCCGTCGACGACCTCACCCTCTCCATCCCGGAGGGGTCGTTCACCACGCTCGTCGGCCCCTCGGGCTGTGGCAAGACGACCACGCTCCGGATGATCGCCGGGCTGGAGACGCCGACCTCGGGTCGCCTCTCCTTCGGCGACGAGGACGTGACCGACCAGTCGCCACAGGAGCGCAACTGCGCGATGGTGTTCCAGTCCATCGCCCTGTACCCCCACATGACCGTCCGGCAGAACATCGGCTACGGGCTGAAGGTACAGGGCGTGTCGAAGGAGGTCCGCGACGAGCGCATCGACGAGGCCGCGGAGACCCTCCAGATCACCGAACAGCTGGAGAAGATGCCCGCCGAGCTGTCGGGCGGCCAGCAACAGCGCGTCGCGCTCGGCTCGGCGTTCGTCCAGGACCCCGACGTGCTCCTGCTCGACGAGCCGATGAGCGACCTCGACGCGAAGCTCAAGGCCGAGCTCCGTGTCGAGGTCCAGCGGCTCCACCAGGAGCTCGACGCCACCGTCGTCTACGTCACCCACGACCAGACGGAGGCGATGACGATGAGCGACCAGGTCATCCTGCTGAACGACGGTCGGCTGGAGCAGTTCGCGCCCCCGGGAGAGCTGTTCGACGACCCCGTCTCGGCGTACGTCGCCGAGTTCATCGGCACGCCGTCGACCAACCTCCTGCCCGCGACCGTCGAACGGACCGACGAGGGGCTCGTCCTCGCCGGCGATGGCTTCGCCGTCGCCGCGCCCGAGGACCAGTTCGCCGACCGCGTCGGCGAGGCGGTCACGCTGGGCATCCGCCCGCAGTACCTCTCGCCCGACGGCGGCACCTACGAGCTGCGCATCGTCGCGGAGGTCGTCGAACAGCTCGGCACGGAGTTCGTCGTCCACGGCCACACACCCGACGGTACGGCGGTCGACGCCGTCTCGGCCGCGTTCGGCGACGTCGCACACGACGACGAGTTCGTCGTCGGCTTCGACCCCGCGGACCTGTTCGTCTTCGGCGACGACGGCCGGACCATCTGCCACGGCGACGCGTTCCCGAGCGAGCGGCCCTCACAGCCCCAGTGACACCACCGGTACAGTCTCCCAACCCACCTTACAACCACGATGACGAACGAACCCAATCCCCCTGCAGAGAGCGCGTCGGCCGACGAACGAGGTCAGCGGACCGAGCGTCGCCACAGCACAGCCGAGCAGCCACCCCCCGGTCACCGCCTCCGGGCCGACGGCGGCCGCGTCGCCCCCGGCCTGTTGCCGGGTGAGGACGGCCGCCCGCTGTCGGGCGTGACGGTGCTCGAACTCGGGCACATCATCGCCGGCCCGTTCTGCTCGATGGTGCTCGCCGACCTCGGCGCGGAGGTCATCAAGGTCGAATCACCGGGACGGGGCGACGCCGTCCGCGATTCGAGCCCCATCGGCAACAGCTCGTTCAACTACGTCAACCGGAACAAG encodes:
- a CDS encoding oxidoreductase, whose amino-acid sequence is MSNWTAADVPDQSGRTVVVTGANSGLGLEGTKHFADAGATVVMACRSTSKGESAAAEVRQTVPDADLDVRECDLADLDSVASFAADVRDDYAAVDVLCNNAGVMAIPRSETTDGFETQFGVNHLGHFALTGHLLGALRASEGEARVVSQSSGLHERGEMEFDDLHGERSYDRWDAYAQSKLANLLFAYELDRRLDAVGVDDVTSVGCHPGYSSTNLQYRGPEASGSWLRLAMMRVANAVVGQSPRVGALPMVYAATHPGIEGGEYVGPGGLMDMRGYPAVQESSERSHDEPSAQRLWEVSEALTGVTYALGEPVVAED
- a CDS encoding ABC transporter substrate-binding protein, with translation MARDQSTRRQLLTATGAATTVALAGCIDSLTGGGSGGGSNEIKYLSDRGDSREIIDQIISEFENEYDYTVDVTYTSKGTSTDEQLQRMRAAGNPPDIIFDTSADAYRYQRDGKAAQVSDVVQGTGLPDPVNVDGESYFVPTMVEPLMGWYRNDLYPENPTTWETWQTEAQRISEEEDINGYVVQSGQTNNADTMVTQTLWQNDVNIYDGPADDIQVTIDDDGNRQAAVETYEWLQTMAQYAPNGSGWEWGDAIAALQQENAAAAMSVGGLPILTIQANRPDLVDSLSPTAFPVPDGKAQDKWWAYMEGHVVWNDGDATEGAREFVDFFSSSERFMDFILSAPLFQFPPTREGLDSEAVQNNETIQQHPEVMDLVRDNWDAFTTVLATGRDGAPNIVAADAYGQQLLGQSADQLLVGGRSPEETVDWVASELRGLQG
- a CDS encoding carbohydrate ABC transporter permease — protein: MLGLGEGEAGSIVPQHLQRRIKRVSVVVVALAVAIFVTIPVYVMVAVAVQDPTTVFAGGDVHLLITDLTFRNFEVLLEQTDTVRYFTNSLIVTISSTFLSTSLAVAAGYGLTRFEFTGKTVAARAVLFSYMFSPIVLAIPLYVIFYTLGMLDSYFALTLGLTAISAPFTIWLMWQYFQTVPIALEESAWVRGASRTRTVWDVVLPVARPGYISAAIFSFAVAWNDFTMSRVVMSSDEMYTITVGASLFLDRVTIGWGETMAVSLLICIPPFLIAVFLQNYLLQGFNVGGLE
- a CDS encoding carbohydrate ABC transporter permease, giving the protein MSTSTLRQPFADLDERRLLLWLTFLPLVAFFTLVWAIPILYALGMSLFENPTTSPTFAGLDNYTAILTSGDFLLFLWNSVLYAVSTTVFSLIIGLALALVVNQEIRGGSVLRTMMIFPYLLPTLVVIFIWQFLFDPNIGVINQWLVDYGVVSEPIAFFSTVEWAMPAVAITSVWKFGSFAFFILLARLQAIDPNLYERARVEGASPWQSFRDITVPHLRGAILIILLVRGIWMFNKFDIIYLSTRGGPLDATTTLPIRVYELAFNEVNFGGATAMAGIMFFLLAGVAVVYFKVFEPEKEVAH
- a CDS encoding helix-turn-helix domain-containing protein; this encodes MYRAKLYIDIQTECVLSEVTNRWDTSFAVKHEEVLDDEHIAFVIDAGERVEEFIAAFEASDQVPEVERVDDTHIQLTKRSCGALPIIRKNHGMMQWWDRVSGSQRTFDIVVFRRDDLRNIVSELREIGSVELARLTPYRAPEAMLSERQAEVVGLAIEAGYYEWPRETDAETLAAQLDITHSTFLEHLRKAESRLLRSALDASGEAGSPPPVERPPDPVEHGAH
- a CDS encoding nucleotidyltransferase domain-containing protein, translated to MQERAKVLLDFPFPEERVFRYQAMQDILHHLMNEPFEAYTQQELATRTGADISTVSRSIALLEQLGVLDISDGKPARIAIDQSHIERSDPIFSVPQEEFRDPIQTFLEGLTSRVDDSREVEGVVGVILFGSVARGTADRGSDIDLLLIVEGDGTYGRRIGSQIARDLEERRFDGDRYQFEVLVETTESAKSHGEKLREIFDEGIVLKRSDRLPDVRTAVYADERGDD
- a CDS encoding ABC transporter ATP-binding protein, yielding MARPIHFDTVRKEYRTAGATHVAVDDLTLSIPEGSFTTLVGPSGCGKTTTLRMIAGLETPTSGRLSFGDEDVTDQSPQERNCAMVFQSIALYPHMTVRQNIGYGLKVQGVSKEVRDERIDEAAETLQITEQLEKMPAELSGGQQQRVALGSAFVQDPDVLLLDEPMSDLDAKLKAELRVEVQRLHQELDATVVYVTHDQTEAMTMSDQVILLNDGRLEQFAPPGELFDDPVSAYVAEFIGTPSTNLLPATVERTDEGLVLAGDGFAVAAPEDQFADRVGEAVTLGIRPQYLSPDGGTYELRIVAEVVEQLGTEFVVHGHTPDGTAVDAVSAAFGDVAHDDEFVVGFDPADLFVFGDDGRTICHGDAFPSERPSQPQ